The window CTACtgtacctttgctaagaaaacctatGCACAAATGTCCACAGGTCACAtagagtcagaaatgattgatgactgaacaacagtacTCAGAAGCTTCATAATTGAAGGGAATATTTTAGATGGGCCTGAAGGACTGGTAAGATTTGGATTGGCTTAAAAGTAAAGGGGAAATGTTCCAGTCTAGGAGAGAAAACCTGTGGCATGTATGAATGACAGCCAGGTATCAAGATGAGATACTGGCCCTTTCATGGCACAAAGATAGCTTGGAGGGAGCTAGGAAATGCTGAGAATTTTCCCTCCCATCTATGATGAGGAAAATGGAATGACTGGTTTGGATTTCATTTCTTGAAATGACGATTGCCCCTCATTTGGTCCTTTGTGTTCTTCTCAGGCCGTAGCAGGATGATGTAGCACTTAGGGAAGAACAAACAGCACATCAGGCCTGCCCCAGATGCTAAAATAGCAAAGATCTCCACAGCCACAGTGTCCTTGCCCTGAGTGCTCAGGTGGGCTGGGATGAAGGAGATCCAGACACAGGAGAAGACCAACATGCTGAGGGTGATGTGCTTGGCTTCGTTGAAAGTGTCAGGCAGTCGACGGGCCAGGAAGGCCACCACCAGACTGACCAGGGCCAGGAAGCCCAAGTAGCCCAGCATGGTATAGAAAAACTCTGAGGAGCCTGCACCACACAGCATGGTGACCATGGGTCCTGCTTCTGTCGAGTTCATGGGCACCGGAGGCCAGCCAATGACCCAGAACATACAAAGAACAACTTGGACCAAGGAGAAGCCAATGAGGATGGCACTGGGGAGACTTGGTCCTGCCCACTTCCTGAGTCTGGCATCTGGTCTggtggccctgaaggcagacacAACAATGATGGTCTTGGCCAGAGTGGCACACACACAGActgtgaagaaaatcccaaaggctGCCTGGCGCAGGGCACAGGTCAGAGGTACTGGGTGGCCAATGAACATGAATGGGCAGAGGAAGCATAGCGCCAGGGAACAGAGAAGGATGTAACTTAGCCTGCGGTTGTTGGCTCTGACTATAGGAGTGTGGTGATGCCGTATGAAGGTGCCGAGGATGgtcagggaaaggaggaagagaaaggttaTACAGAAAGCTAAAGCCATGCCCAGGGGCTCCGTATAGGAGAGGAAATCAAGAATCTTGGGGATGCACTGATCCTTCTCATTGTTTGGCCATTGGTCCTCTGGGCACTTCAAGCAACTGGCGCTGTCTGAAAGAGATTTGGGGTAAGTCAAATAAAAGAAGTGAGAAGAGAGATTTTTCATACTGGGAGAACTTTTCCTTCCTCAAGTAAATCTTCCCTTCCTCTTGTCAAAGCAGTATATATTTTCATCACATTGTGATGACTGCCAAATGATATTGCTGGCTCTTATTATGTCTTCAGTTCACCAgaaattttaagcatttttagGAAATCTAATTTAATCTCTTCAATGTCCAGGTTGAAAATACAATCTTGTTGGTCTAATCCCAATACTGATCAGCATAGAAGCTTAAACCTGGCTTTTTTCTAACCTGGgccagtttttctctttttaggtaACCAGGTCTTTACTTCTGGAGGTTTGTCATATTGGGGCTAACATCAGTTGGTCTGGACACCTTGATCATATTTGCAGCTCTCTGAACTCCTGAACTCAAGCAATTCCCTAGCTTTGCCCTCCTTAGAAGCAAGGATTACAAGGATTTACAACTACCTCCAGCTTCCCTTGTTATCAAAACTTCTGTAAAAGCAgccttaatcctatttgcttttttgttatcTCATGACACTATGCTAATGGTCATTATACCTGACACACAGACCCCACTTAATAATGCTTGCTGCCTTTGCTTACTTGGTACACTAAAAtttctgggtcttttttttttttttttttaacatgaattgCCTTCTAACTTTTTCTGTCCTATCCTGCATTTGTTCAATTGATCTTTTAGACTCAGGTTCTGTATTTGAGACAGCTATAGAGAGCTGGTGCTGGAGTCACAagcatttgagttcaaatttgacctcagatccttTCCATCtattgtgaccctgggcaagtcacaacctttgtttgcctcagtttctttatctgtaaaaggaggagcATAATAGCACCCATTTTGCCCAAagcccagcacatagtaagtgctatataaatattattattagctattataattttaaagcactttcccTTATTAACTTTACGcagtgcccggcacatagtatggacttaataaatgttttttgacttgaCAATTCCAATCCATCATTCAAGCCAATTGAAATCTTTTTGGATTCTGGTCATAATATGCTATATTTTAACTGTGCTTCTCAGTTTTCTATTATACTACTTCAAAATAAAGCCTGGATTTGAACCATATCTTCCAagttctttggctcattttaaaCTAGATTTTTAACTCTTGCCAGAAGGAAACCTTcaagaaatgactgaatgatgACTTTTCagatatgttgtttaaaaaaacattcttaaGCATGGACCAGACTGGAAATTCACTACAATCCTTTCAACTGTGAAATTCTATGAACGATATCGTCATGTTTTCTGTCTTCTTCCCATCAGAAGTTACTAgtattattcttttccatttctcccaTCTGACTCTTCTCACTTCCAAACAACTTACTTCTCCAACTAGTTCCATAATATTCTCACCCTGAATCTAGCTCCCTAGTTGCTTAGGGTCTAAATGGTCCCACCATTCTCCTGTCTTCCTTACCTGAGATAAAGGATATTTCTCCTTTTGGACAGTGAAGACACTGATAGCAGCAGCTTGGTTGCCCCTGAATAACTGACTTCCAGGTTCCCAAAGGACATGTTTTGCTGCAAACTGAAAGAGGGACCTACTCAAaggcagacagaaaaaaaagagaactgagtTAAGTTTAGAGGTATCCTAacagcatttataaaataagtaattttcaGGAGTTCCCAAATTTGTACTTTTCTGAGTTCTCACTAATGGGGGAAATTTCAAATACTTGGAGTTAGGATGTAATGACTGAGTCCCAGAGTTACTTCCTTCCCCTGGTTAGTTGGCACTATTATTGAAGGAGAGCAGCAGAAAAGAATGGATTTTGGTTCTCACCTTTCCAGGACCCTCAGCCCAAATGATAGTACTGCTATTTATCACCAGCTCTTTCCCTGGAGGCTCCCTGAAGTCTAAGTGTCCAACCTTGGCAGTCTGCAAACTATGGTTAAGAGCAAGGTAATTATTCATTACATCAAAAGTCGCTGGGATCTCTCCATCCTGGGTAAAGAAGATCTCTTCCTGAGTTCGAGTAGTAAAGCAGACAGCCTTTAAATAGTGCAAAAGCTGAGGCAAAAGCACAAATAGGAAGACAAGAAGGGGTCAAAGAAAGGGTCCAAGGATACTTGCACTGTCTTTATAGCAAactttctcatatatttttgGCCATGACAAGTGGACTTCTCCAGAGTGGTCCCATTAATTCTACCTTGTACTTCCTCACTACTCATTCCACCCAAAGATTAAAGAAGCTGAAAGCCCTAGAAGACTGAGTCTCTTGCCAGCCTGATCCCTTTGTTCTTCTGACCACTATCATTGCTTATCTTTATAATTGAACTTTCTACCTGAAGTCTCTTGGGGATGTTTTGAGATGTCCCCCTTCCTTGACTGGTTTTCTGATTGGTTGAGATGCTTAAAAGTGGGGGGGAAAGGTACCCCTAGGCCCATTCATGAGGTTATTATAGTTTTGCCTTTTCTGGTAACAGTTACTAGCTCTTTGCCAGAATTTTTTATTCCTAATTTCTCCCACCTCTTCTTTGTCCTCCATTCACAGCATCATAGATCCTGGAATAAAGCTAAAAACtgagagaccatctagtccaacctgttcattttataaatttaccCAAGAAATGTTTAGCCCTCCTAACCGCCTTTGTTATCCGTCCTATTCATAGTTTCCTTCACTCTATTCAATAGCCATGAGCACTCATCCCATCCTAGAGAAAGCAGGACATAGAACATGgattcctcatctccatctcacCTGCCATGGGCTGGCATCTTCTGTCCTGGTACAATTGCTGCCAGTAAATGGTCCTTCCCCAGAAGAGCAGGCCCTCAGATTCTGATAGGCCACCAGGAAGGTTTTGGCTGCCAGGTAGGCTTGGTATATAGCAGTCAAGTCATCCAGATTCAGTACAGATAGATGGAGCTGTGTCAGCTGCTCTAATCCTGTGCAATTTTGGACAACACATCCTGCTCGACTGTCAACGAGCTTTGGCCCAGGCCAGGTGCAGCCCAACAAGTCTTGCCAAAATAGCTTTACCAGATGATTGTCTGGATACATAGCTGGATGCAGAGTAGACAGGAAGTGCTTGAAGCCGGGTATTGGTCCAGAGTGTATCCCCAGAGACAGGCTCCCATTTAGCATCTCTCTGGCTTCTCTGCTCAACACTGAGGCATCTGGTAAAAAAGAAGTGGACATGAGCCAGATTCTGTTGGTCATACTCTTCTCCTGAAGGGCCTTGGCAAGGAGAATGAAGTAGATGTGGTAGCAATCACAGACGGTCACCTTGGCAGTGGAAGTCCAGATGGCATCAGCCACATCACCCACGTTATTGACATGGCCATCGATCCTCTTCGAGAAGCTTACGCAGCCGCCATTCTTTCCGACCTCCTTCCGGAATTCCTGGTCCAGCCACTCAAAGGCACCGCTATCCGAGCCCACCAGCCCCACCCAGGTCCAGTTGAAGTAGAGAAGTATTTTAGCCATGGCCTGAGGTTGGTGGACTCTGCTGGGGACTGTGCGAAGGAAGGAGGGGAACCGGTGGTGGTCAGAAAATTGGGGATGTTGAGATCCATGACTTatctggggaaagaaaaaaggccaAATGTTCCTGGCCAGAAAAAAAACAGCATATGATTTCATATTTCCTGAGACCTTCAAATAGCTGCCTGGGAATTTAAACCTTGATCTATTTTCACCATTCTTCATAAAGTTTCATCCATAAACTAGAGCTAGAGGGAGCAAGAGGGCAGAGAGAATAGAGttctgaatctggagtcaggaaagcctgtaCCTAAATCCTGTCAAAATCACATGGAGGAGTGAtcgtgggcaagttacttaactttttctcagcctcagtttccccatttcaaaaaatgagaataataatagaatgcATCCCATAGAAATATTGtgacttaaatgagataatgtgggCTATGTGCCTAAAGttagtaacagtaatagtagtaataatagcagcagcagccgcAATAGTAGTAATACAAGTTCCACGTAACTGCTACAGTTGGGAAAAGCGTaatttgcaaacctaaaagttctaaaataaaaataaaaatggaaggcCTTATTGTTTAAACAACTCTTCCATGAATGTCTTGTCATGTTCCCTCTCCCCCATTCTGGAATTATCATTGAGAACTCAGGTTTGTAAGTGGGACCACAGACCCATGGGTCTGCCTTCCTAAAGTTAGAGTTCACAAGCCCAGGCCAGGCCAGTAAATTCACCTTCAATAGTCAGTCAGCCAGTAGCTAATTATATATTAGCTCAAGGCCTTTAGCAAGCTGATAAGTTTTACTAAGCACGGTAAGAACAGTAGCTGCCAAGTATTCCTAACAAAAAATCTGGGTCACAATCTCACAAATGCACACAGTACCAGTGGGAAGAGTGATCACTTTGAGTACAATGGTAGTGAGGAACACGTGGCCATGGAAAATCCGTTCCTCCCAGCGTGTGGGGTCCCAGTGTCCTTCCTCTTATTAGAAATTCACCACTGTTCTTCCACAGGCTCAATAGCTTTACAATGTTTCTCTCTGTGGCTCAACTTACAATTTCCAGGGACAAGTTTGCTTTTAAATCTATACTCGgtcagccaataaatatttaataagcgtCTAATATGTTCCAGGCCTTGTGTTGAGTTCTAGGGATAAACAGAAAGGCATTGTCAATTCTATTACTGGTGATAGAACTTGGAGCTGCTTCCTGATTCTTCCTGCCCCCCAACTCTGTCTACTGCACCATGCTCCCTCCCAGATGCAGCATCTCCTATAGGGTAAATAAGAGttgtatatttaacatgtattggtcaacctgccatctgggggagggggtggaggcaaggagaggaaaaattggaacaaaagatgtggcaattgtcaatgctgtaaaattacccatgcatataccttctaaataaaaagctataataaataaataaataaataaataaataagagttgTAAGGGACTATGACtgataaagggagaagagagggaagagcaagtcctttctcctctctctcatactctctctctcttacatacatacacacacacacacatacacacacacactattataAATAGAgtaattatatatgttattttgtgTTGTATCATCTCAtttatgtccaactctccatgaccccacctggggtcttcttggcaaagatagtggaatggtttgccatttccttccccatctcattttacagatgagaaagctggaacaaaaatggttaagggatttgcccaaagtaacacagtaagcatttgtttgagcctggatttgaactcaggaagatgagtctttctggctctaagcacagttctctttccactgcactGCCTGGCAGCCCTATATAATGTAACTACTTTATATTCATTTGCATTTGTCctctttgtatatattatgtatatactcaaagagagagagagagagagagagagagagagagagagagagagagagagaaagagagagagagagagagagagacagagatagagagatgttCATCTTACTTTTTAGAATGCTTGCCCCCCTGAGAATACAGATTTTTTCAATCTTTGTACTGGCAACTCCAACTCTTGGAATATAGCTGGGGCTTATTAATGCttttttgactgactgatttaAAGGTGGCTAGGGTccagatttaaaaattaaatagaagaaaagaacatGAATTTTATTGTAGAAGCAATAAGAAGTCATTAGAGATTACTGAGTGTGTGAAGACACTATAAGGTCATCTGAATATCCCCAGCATGGAGAAGTCTTTTTGAAGTAGTGAGAAAAACCTGGATTTGGAGTCTAGCATATGGGCTTGAAGCTCAACTCTCCTATTTACTACCCATGTGACCTTAGGAAATTATAGCAGCTCTCTGTTCTGAAAAACAAGGGAGTTGGATCGGCCTATCTCTCAGCTTCCTCTTGTCTCTTATCCCTAAGAGTGCATGTTCATATGGCTAATTGTGGAATCCTTGCCATGAGTTATTCTCCAGAGCCAACCTGTACCAAGTTCATATTCCCAATCCAACTCACTCCATTGATGGGCATTCTGGGAATTACAGCCTCTGCAACATCCTAGCATCATTGCAAAAGACTCAAAAATTCTCATGGACAAAATTAATTCACTATTCTTTTTTAATGCAGCTTTATAAATCTGATGCTGATATGATATAAAGAAATACTGAATCTGGAAACAAGAGGCCCATGTGTTACTTGCTCTAAaattaactcaaaaaaaatttgattttgtaatgatataatttaattattaataaatacaacattaaatgtaatataatattaaactattaaatgtattaataaaatataatattaaataaaatattgatgtagttaaatataatataaatatttaaaattactattgtttgacatttatataattaatcattaataaatgcaacattaaatataatataatattaaatatattaataaaatataatattaaataaaatatgggtataattaaatatgatataaatatagtaAATTACTATCATACTATatattgtgtataaatataatatactactgggacagctaggtggcacagtggatagagcaccagccctaaattcaggagaacctgagttctaatctgacctcagacacttaacactgcctaactgtgtgaccctgggcaagtcacttaatcccaattgcctcagcaaaaaaaaaaaaaatttatatatatatatatatatatatacacacacttatatactatttatatatagatatatgtatatatatctatatatatatatatacactatatactatatatatcaAAGTTGGGTGTTGGGAGGAGCTGTTCAGACAGGAGACCAAGagtatatattctaatatatagagaaatatgtatattatttataatatatttatatatatattactataactTGTATATAGTGCTTCaagattttaaagcattttattgatattatctcattctaccttcacaacaatcctgtgaaatactTGCCATTGCTATACCTATTTTAGAGATGTGAAAGTGAGGCTGAGTGATGTTAAATGATTATTTTGCCCACGGCAACTTAGTAATAAAGTTGAAAGCCAAGTGGCTTGAAGTCCAAAAAAACCACTGTGGACATTGAGCAAGTCACACAAACATTCTGGGCTTTTTGTTTATACACTTGTCAAATGAGATTGATTTCTCTTGCCTTACTTAGCTCACAAAGGTTTTGTAAGGAAAACACTTGATAAATCTGAAAGTATTATCTAAAagtaaattattgtttttttagtAAATGGTTTCAAGGTGTTATTCTTTTATggagtattttcattttaagagtTTGTaaccaaaataaattaattaatgtcAGGAATCATTGAAAACCCAGCACAAAGCTATTTGAGCTTTTTCCTGGAAATCCTCCAATCACATTATATGACTACTCATTCACTACATCATGGAGTATATCATACCAAACTGTGCGAGGGAATGACCCTGGGTTTTTAGGAACAAAGAAGGGCTTTTAgacttggagaagagaggaaaccACTAGAGCAGGTACCTCTTTCTACCTATGAATTCTCTACTTATGTCTCTAGGTATATTACTCACCTGAGAGACTTGGTAAACAGAGAGCAGCTCAGCCATGGCCtctgactctggggaagtcatccCACCTATGATTCCCAGGAGTCGATGCTGGGGGTGGCAATCAAAGTTGGGTGTCGGGAGGAGCTGTCCAGACAGGAGACCAAGAGTGCTCCCAAGAGCCCGGGTTCCAGACACACAGGAGTCATAGAGCTGGAATCCCACTGTGATATTGGGCAGGAAAGTGGGGTCTCTATTTGCCTCTTCCACGGCAAATAACATACCCAGAGCATTCAGGAAAAATCTAGCTTTGAATCTTCAGGAAGGAACAAAATACAGCAGACTCAAAGTAGCCCCAGCCTTGGATAACAATAAAATCTTGGAaaactccctccttccccatgaGCTGGACATATTCTTATTTCTATGGTGATACAATGGtcattccctccctctccctgggtctcagtttcctcatcttaaaaatgacaGAATTAAACCTCATCAGAGTCCTTTTCATAATAATGAttctaaatgtataaaacaaatagatgattacaaaggaagccaaaggTAGTGAGagtaaaaatgagattattttctaTACAAATTCATAGACACCCCCCATCCCCATTCCCCAAGTTAAGAATATCTGACCTGGGGGatttctcaatttctattttttaaattaagtgaaTACAATTTGAGGCTCGGGAGAGGAAGCTTTTGGTGCAGATCCAACTTCACACCTTTACTGTGTGACCCAAGAGAAGTCAGCTCATCTCTCCTAGCCTCAGAAGGATGCCCACTCAAAAGAGACAAGATACATAAAGTGCATTTGCGGTTTAAATATGAGCTACTTTTGTTATTGCATCTCTAGACAAATTACTTGAATGGAAATATTAGTGTAACACTTCTTAAATTTGCTACtgataaaaagaagaatatatgCTTTGATGAGACTCGGCATTATTACCCAGTCAGATCATGAGAATGGGCCAAATCCAACAAGATACAATTCACCTGATATAAAGttaagagttctttttgtttaaaaaaaaacacctgtaggaaataatgaagatgtctggaaaggaaaaggacttgGAAGTCTATGATGATTCCAAAATCAACATAAACCAACAATGTGACATAGCAACAGGGAAAAACTGAATTGTTTGGCTGCATCagtaaaaaaggaagagactCCTGTGCTCTGTCCTGATCAAGCCCCACCTAGAGCACTACTTTTGGCCCCATTGGAGCCTGCAGGTAAAATGTAGAGGGGAGGCAGATAGAGACAGTGTAAAAGAATCTAAAATTCcaaacaattagaaaatggcaCGACCTACCTAGGAAACCAGTGGTTTTCCTCTCTCTGAAGTAATTTTTATAAAAGCTTGTTAGACACCTAGTAGGGCTGCTTTGTAATTGGGTTTGTGGCTCAgttctgtctgactctgtgacattgtttgggattttcttggcaagacttctagggtttgccatttccagtG of the Sarcophilus harrisii chromosome 6, mSarHar1.11, whole genome shotgun sequence genome contains:
- the LOC100934643 gene encoding extracellular calcium-sensing receptor-like, yielding MLFAVEEANRDPTFLPNITVGFQLYDSCVSGTRALGSTLGLLSGQLLPTPNFDCHPQHRLLGIIGGMTSPESEAMAELLSVYQVSQISHGSQHPQFSDHHRFPSFLRTVPSRVHQPQAMAKILLYFNWTWVGLVGSDSGAFEWLDQEFRKEVGKNGGCVSFSKRIDGHVNNVGDVADAIWTSTAKVTVCDCYHIYFILLAKALQEKSMTNRIWLMSTSFLPDASVLSREAREMLNGSLSLGIHSGPIPGFKHFLSTLHPAMYPDNHLVKLFWQDLLGCTWPGPKLVDSRAGCVVQNCTGLEQLTQLHLSVLNLDDLTAIYQAYLAAKTFLVAYQNLRACSSGEGPFTGSNCTRTEDASPWQLLHYLKAVCFTTRTQEEIFFTQDGEIPATFDVMNNYLALNHSLQTAKVGHLDFREPPGKELVINSSTIIWAEGPGKVPLSVCSKTCPLGTWKSVIQGQPSCCYQCLHCPKGEISFISDSASCLKCPEDQWPNNEKDQCIPKILDFLSYTEPLGMALAFCITFLFLLSLTILGTFIRHHHTPIVRANNRRLSYILLCSLALCFLCPFMFIGHPVPLTCALRQAAFGIFFTVCVCATLAKTIIVVSAFRATRPDARLRKWAGPSLPSAILIGFSLVQVVLCMFWVIGWPPVPMNSTEAGPMVTMLCGAGSSEFFYTMLGYLGFLALVSLVVAFLARRLPDTFNEAKHITLSMLVFSCVWISFIPAHLSTQGKDTVAVEIFAILASGAGLMCCLFFPKCYIILLRPEKNTKDQMRGNRHFKK